One Streptomyces sp. RPA4-2 genomic window carries:
- a CDS encoding glycosyltransferase — translation MLTSVFIAAVSLALFWMAAFTLWWQMHAWRTPEVLASTRFGRPDGGDRLAFSLLLPARHEQAVLDHTVQRLLESSHTDFEIIVIVGHDDPETTEVARQAAARDPRVRVVVDQHERKNKPKAMNTALPHCRGDVVGVFDAEDQVHPELLAHVDHAFRTTGADVVQGGVQLINFNSSWYSLRNCLEYFFWFRSRLHLHAQKGFIPLGGNTVFVRTDVLREADGWDPDCLAEDCDLGVRLSSVGKKVVVAYDSDMVTREETPGSLMSLLKQRTRWNQGFLQVYRKKDWQQLPGFGQRLLARYTLMTPYLQALSGVVIPLNVAVALFLDVPVGIAFITFLPAVTALVTFVFELVGLHDFGKQYGLRVRFVHYLKLVVGGPFYQVLLAGAAVRAVWREQRGRNDWELTSHVGAHLTEAEVAR, via the coding sequence TTGCTCACGTCTGTCTTCATCGCTGCCGTTTCGCTGGCCCTTTTCTGGATGGCCGCCTTCACCCTGTGGTGGCAGATGCACGCGTGGCGTACGCCCGAAGTGCTGGCTTCCACCCGCTTCGGCAGACCGGACGGCGGTGACCGGCTCGCCTTCTCGCTGCTGCTGCCGGCCCGCCACGAACAGGCCGTGCTCGACCACACCGTCCAGCGGCTGCTGGAGTCGAGCCACACGGACTTCGAGATCATCGTCATCGTCGGACACGACGATCCGGAGACCACCGAGGTCGCCCGGCAGGCCGCGGCCCGCGACCCGCGGGTGCGGGTCGTCGTCGACCAGCACGAAAGGAAGAACAAGCCGAAGGCCATGAACACGGCGTTGCCGCACTGCCGCGGTGATGTCGTGGGGGTCTTCGACGCCGAGGACCAGGTGCATCCGGAGCTGCTCGCCCACGTCGACCACGCGTTCCGCACGACGGGTGCCGACGTCGTCCAGGGCGGGGTCCAGCTCATCAACTTCAACTCCAGCTGGTACAGCCTGCGCAACTGCCTGGAGTACTTCTTCTGGTTCCGCTCACGGCTCCATCTGCACGCGCAGAAAGGATTCATCCCGCTCGGCGGCAACACCGTGTTCGTCCGGACGGATGTGCTGCGGGAGGCCGACGGCTGGGATCCCGACTGCCTCGCCGAGGACTGCGACCTGGGGGTACGCCTGTCCAGCGTCGGCAAGAAGGTCGTCGTCGCCTACGACTCCGACATGGTCACCCGGGAGGAGACCCCCGGCAGTCTGATGTCGCTGCTCAAGCAGCGCACCCGCTGGAACCAGGGCTTCCTGCAGGTCTACCGCAAGAAGGACTGGCAGCAACTGCCGGGCTTCGGGCAGCGGTTGCTGGCCCGGTACACGCTCATGACGCCGTATCTGCAGGCGCTCTCCGGTGTGGTCATCCCGCTCAACGTGGCCGTCGCGCTCTTCCTCGACGTACCCGTGGGCATCGCCTTCATCACCTTCCTGCCGGCCGTGACCGCCCTGGTCACCTTCGTCTTCGAACTCGTCGGACTGCACGACTTCGGCAAGCAGTACGGACTCCGTGTCCGCTTCGTGCACTACCTCAAGCTCGTCGTCGGCGGCCCCTTTTATCAGGTGCTCCTCGCCGGTGCGGCCGTCCGGGCCGTGTGGCGTGAGCAAAGGGGCCGGAACGACTGGGAGTTGACCAGTCACGTCGGCGCGCACCTCACGGAGGCCGAAGTGGCCCGCTAG